One region of Halomicrobium sp. LC1Hm genomic DNA includes:
- a CDS encoding thioesterase family protein, whose amino-acid sequence MSFEFTTTVDVRYNDLDTYGHVNNALYGTYVEEARVDYLETVVGGAAADITGSGEETGMVVANLQLDFERPIRLADEVTVGVRVPRLGEKSFPFEYEIRTADGEVAATGETTMVAYDRGQGSSVPIPDSWRESIGEFEGL is encoded by the coding sequence ATGAGCTTCGAGTTTACGACGACGGTCGACGTGCGGTACAACGACCTGGACACGTACGGCCACGTCAACAACGCGCTCTATGGAACCTACGTCGAGGAGGCCCGCGTCGACTACCTCGAAACCGTCGTCGGCGGTGCGGCGGCCGACATCACCGGCAGCGGCGAGGAGACCGGGATGGTCGTCGCGAACCTCCAGCTGGACTTCGAGCGCCCGATCCGACTGGCCGACGAGGTCACGGTCGGCGTCCGCGTCCCGCGCCTCGGCGAGAAGAGCTTCCCCTTCGAGTACGAGATCCGGACCGCCGACGGCGAGGTGGCCGCGACCGGGGAGACGACGATGGTCGCCTACGACCGCGGGCAGGGTTCGTCGGTCCCGATCCCCGACAGCTGGCGCGAATCGATCGGCGAGTTCGAGGGCCTCTAG
- a CDS encoding deoxyribonuclease IV, which translates to MRVGAHTSIAGGAYNAVDEQVDYGGNCGQIFSHSPQVWEDPNIEDEEAEQFRERSDEHGVGPWVIHSSYLVNLCTPKDDLRAKSIDSMQKEVDAADKLGVEYVNVHLGAHTGAGVEGGLDNAASALDELTIPDGVTVLVESDAGSGTKLGGEFEHLAEVLDRSEQDLEVCVDTAHAFAAGYDISTADGVAETVAEFDDVVGLDNLACIHLNDSKHECGTNKDEHAHLGEGYIGEEGMAALLTHDALEDVPFVLETPTEDGRGFEWNIERARELGNA; encoded by the coding sequence ATGCGCGTCGGAGCACACACCTCGATCGCCGGCGGAGCGTACAACGCCGTCGACGAACAGGTCGACTACGGTGGGAACTGCGGCCAGATCTTCAGCCACTCGCCACAGGTCTGGGAGGACCCGAACATCGAGGACGAGGAGGCCGAACAGTTCCGCGAACGCAGCGACGAACACGGCGTCGGCCCGTGGGTCATCCACTCGTCGTACCTCGTCAACCTCTGTACCCCCAAAGACGACCTCCGGGCGAAGTCGATCGACTCGATGCAAAAGGAGGTCGACGCCGCCGACAAGCTCGGCGTCGAGTACGTCAACGTCCACCTCGGTGCTCACACGGGAGCCGGCGTCGAGGGCGGGCTCGACAACGCCGCCAGCGCCCTGGACGAACTGACGATTCCCGACGGCGTCACGGTGCTCGTCGAGTCCGATGCCGGCAGCGGGACGAAACTCGGCGGCGAGTTCGAACATCTCGCCGAAGTGCTCGACCGCTCCGAGCAGGACCTCGAAGTCTGTGTCGACACGGCCCACGCCTTCGCCGCGGGCTACGACATCTCGACGGCCGACGGCGTCGCCGAGACCGTCGCCGAGTTCGACGACGTGGTCGGACTCGACAACCTCGCTTGCATCCACCTCAACGACTCGAAACACGAGTGTGGCACCAACAAGGACGAACACGCCCATCTCGGCGAGGGCTACATCGGCGAGGAGGGGATGGCCGCGCTGTTGACCCACGACGCCCTCGAAGACGTGCCTTTCGTCCTGGAGACCCCGACCGAAGACGGCCGGGGCTTCGAGTGGAACATCGAACGGGCCAGGGAGCTGGGCAACGCCTGA
- the msrA gene encoding peptide-methionine (S)-S-oxide reductase MsrA translates to MSEPQTATVAGGCFWCTEAVFKQIEGVESVTSGYAGGHVPDPSYDAVCSGDTGHAECVQVEYDPDVIDYEDVLTVFFATHNPTTENRQGPDVGSQYRSAVFYHDEAQRETVEATIDDLGEQYSDPIVTEVEPLETFYPAAEYHQDYYERNPDQGYCAVNIDPKLKKLNEQFRELLA, encoded by the coding sequence ATGAGTGAACCACAGACCGCCACGGTCGCCGGTGGCTGTTTCTGGTGTACCGAAGCCGTGTTCAAACAGATCGAGGGCGTCGAGTCCGTCACCTCCGGCTACGCCGGTGGACACGTCCCGGACCCGAGCTACGACGCCGTCTGTTCCGGCGACACCGGTCACGCGGAGTGCGTACAGGTCGAGTACGACCCGGACGTGATCGACTACGAGGACGTGCTGACCGTCTTCTTCGCGACGCACAACCCGACCACGGAGAACCGACAGGGGCCGGACGTGGGCAGCCAGTACCGGTCGGCGGTCTTCTACCACGACGAGGCCCAGCGCGAGACCGTCGAAGCGACGATCGACGACCTCGGCGAGCAGTATTCGGACCCGATCGTCACGGAGGTCGAACCCCTGGAAACGTTCTATCCCGCAGCGGAGTACCACCAGGACTACTACGAGCGCAACCCCGATCAGGGGTACTGCGCGGTCAACATCGATCCGAAGCTCAAAAAGCTCAACGAGCAGTTCCGGGAGCTGCTGGCATGA
- a CDS encoding NADH-quinone oxidoreductase subunit C — MQQATRASTEPLSLLPETAVVGTEDHENAPAIVVRADAVESVLSTLKSEAGYDHCACVTAQEYGDRFETIYHLRKYDDPTDELSVVVPTLHDDPHSESGAGVYETAAWHEREAYDLLGITYEGHPDLRRILLPETWQGHPLRASYNQDKPQIVPFREHERILEDHRSGPDTMHLNMGPHHPSTHGVLHLRVTLDGETVADVTPEIGFIHRCEEQLCQQGTYRHQIMPYPDRWDWSGGGLLNEWAYARAAEDLIGVDVPEYAQVIRTMSAELSRILSHFLAIAAYGLDVISEFTAVFQYGIRDREIVQDILEDLTGQRLMFNYFRLGGVAWDLPEPRETFFENVRSFLDGLPQKLEEYHDLLTGNEILQLRTVDTGVLPPSVAKEYGCTGPVARGSGVDYDLRRDDPYGYYDELDWNVVTEDGCDNFSRVLVRLREIEESAKIIDQCVDLLEGWPEDDRTIQGNVPRTVRPDRDAEIYRAVEAAKGELGIYIRSDGTDTPARFKIRGPSFSNLQSLPAMAEGETIPDLVAAIGSLDTIMGEVDR; from the coding sequence ATGCAACAGGCCACGAGAGCATCCACAGAGCCACTGTCACTGCTTCCCGAGACGGCTGTCGTCGGGACCGAGGACCACGAGAACGCGCCCGCGATCGTCGTCCGTGCGGACGCCGTCGAGTCGGTCCTCTCGACGCTGAAATCGGAGGCTGGGTACGACCACTGCGCCTGCGTCACGGCACAGGAGTACGGCGATCGCTTCGAGACGATCTATCACCTCCGGAAGTACGACGACCCGACCGACGAACTCTCGGTGGTCGTCCCGACGTTGCACGACGATCCCCACTCCGAGAGCGGGGCGGGCGTCTACGAGACGGCGGCGTGGCACGAGCGCGAAGCGTACGATCTGCTCGGCATTACCTACGAAGGACATCCCGATCTGCGACGGATTTTGCTGCCCGAGACCTGGCAGGGCCATCCGCTCCGGGCGTCGTACAACCAGGACAAGCCACAGATCGTCCCGTTTCGCGAACACGAGCGCATCCTGGAGGATCACCGTTCCGGACCGGACACGATGCACCTCAACATGGGGCCACACCACCCCTCGACCCACGGCGTCTTGCACCTGCGCGTGACGCTCGACGGCGAGACCGTCGCAGACGTGACCCCCGAGATCGGGTTCATCCACCGCTGTGAGGAGCAGCTGTGTCAGCAGGGGACCTACCGTCACCAGATCATGCCCTACCCCGACCGGTGGGACTGGAGCGGTGGCGGCCTGCTCAACGAGTGGGCCTACGCGCGCGCCGCGGAGGACCTGATCGGCGTCGACGTACCCGAGTACGCGCAGGTGATCCGGACGATGAGCGCGGAGCTGTCGCGGATCCTCTCGCACTTCCTGGCGATCGCGGCCTACGGGCTGGACGTGATCTCGGAGTTTACCGCCGTGTTCCAGTACGGTATCCGCGACCGGGAGATCGTCCAGGACATCCTGGAAGACCTCACCGGCCAGCGGCTGATGTTCAACTACTTCCGGCTGGGCGGGGTCGCCTGGGACCTGCCCGAGCCCCGCGAGACGTTCTTCGAGAACGTCCGGTCGTTCCTCGACGGCCTGCCCCAGAAGCTCGAAGAGTACCACGACCTGCTCACCGGCAACGAGATCCTCCAGTTGCGAACCGTCGACACCGGCGTGCTCCCCCCGTCGGTCGCCAAGGAGTACGGCTGTACGGGACCGGTCGCGCGTGGCTCCGGCGTCGACTACGACCTGCGGCGGGACGATCCCTACGGCTACTACGACGAACTCGACTGGAACGTAGTCACCGAGGACGGCTGTGACAACTTCTCCCGCGTCCTCGTTCGCCTGCGCGAGATCGAGGAGTCCGCCAAGATCATCGATCAGTGCGTCGATCTCCTCGAAGGCTGGCCCGAAGACGATCGAACGATCCAGGGCAACGTTCCCAGAACCGTCCGCCCCGACCGCGACGCCGAGATCTACCGGGCAGTCGAGGCCGCGAAGGGTGAGCTGGGAATCTACATCCGCTCGGACGGCACCGACACGCCAGCACGGTTCAAGATCCGGGGGCCGTCGTTCTCGAACCTCCAGTCGCTGCCGGCGATGGCCGAAGGCGAGACGATCCCCGACCTGGTCGCCGCGATCGGCAGCCTCGACACGATCATGGGCGAGGTCGACCGGTAG
- a CDS encoding serine/threonine-protein kinase RIO2, with product MVQTVAREMADLEPEDFHLLSGVEQGMRFSEYVDREKLPQFSRLTAEDVDYRLDRCEDRGFLERKTMQYEGFKLTFEGYDALALHALVERGTIEGFGAPLGVGKESDVFEVRSYKPMALKFHREGYTQFREVNKEREYTADRDHVSWQYTARKAAEREYDALETLYPEVRVPQPIDTNRHAIVMEKIDGVELSRTKLDDQQVRPVLELILTEMGTAYDAGYVHADMSEYNVFVGSDGITIFDWPQAVPTDHANADELLARDVENILGYFQRKYPRFVDDIEIDTVTEALLAGEFESLSSHG from the coding sequence ATGGTCCAAACCGTCGCACGCGAGATGGCAGATCTCGAACCCGAGGACTTCCATCTCCTCTCGGGCGTCGAGCAAGGGATGCGCTTCTCGGAGTACGTCGACCGCGAGAAGCTCCCGCAGTTCTCGCGGCTGACGGCCGAAGACGTCGACTACCGGCTGGACCGGTGTGAAGACCGGGGCTTCCTGGAGCGCAAGACCATGCAGTACGAGGGATTCAAGCTCACGTTCGAGGGGTACGACGCCCTCGCGCTGCACGCGCTGGTCGAGCGGGGGACCATCGAGGGATTCGGTGCCCCCCTCGGAGTCGGCAAAGAGAGCGACGTGTTCGAAGTCCGCTCGTACAAGCCCATGGCCCTGAAGTTCCACCGCGAGGGGTACACCCAGTTCCGGGAAGTCAACAAGGAGCGGGAGTACACCGCCGACCGCGATCACGTCTCCTGGCAGTACACCGCCCGAAAGGCCGCCGAGCGCGAGTACGATGCACTGGAGACGCTATACCCGGAGGTTCGGGTCCCCCAGCCCATCGACACCAACCGCCACGCGATCGTCATGGAGAAGATCGACGGCGTCGAGCTCTCCCGGACGAAGCTCGACGACCAGCAGGTACGGCCCGTCCTGGAGTTGATCCTCACGGAGATGGGGACGGCCTACGACGCCGGGTACGTCCACGCGGACATGAGCGAGTACAACGTGTTCGTCGGCTCCGACGGCATCACGATCTTCGACTGGCCCCAGGCCGTGCCCACCGACCACGCGAACGCCGACGAGTTGCTGGCCCGCGACGTGGAGAACATCCTCGGGTACTTCCAGCGGAAGTACCCCCGGTTCGTCGACGACATCGAGATCGACACCGTCACCGAGGCGTTGCTCGCCGGTGAGTTCGAGTCGCTGTCGAGCCACGGTTGA
- a CDS encoding amino acid permease encodes MSEEELAKDLGPLAALTIGVGTMIGAGIFVLPGEAILKAGSLASVAFILGGIIAMFTALSASELGTAMPKSGGAYYYVNHALGPMFGSVAGWANWLGLAFASAFYMVGFGRYIARIFGLSGTVGVGPFSIAVVKLVALVGGAFFILINYVGAKETGRLQNVIVVLLIGILTVFTFLGTLRAEPSNLPAATDVVTTLETTGLIFVSYLGFVQITSVAEEIKDPGKNLPRAVIGSVVIVTVIYALVLVIMSAAVPQGFIADIISSDAENPIAVVEVGDYIQGAVMGGALLFGGLLATASSANASILASSRINFAMGRDRIVTPALNEIHPRYGTPYRAISITGGLILLFIVIGDITLLSGAASGLHLIIYGLLNLALIVMRYVNPEEYTPDFVVPLYPLLPILGAVLSFALLVFVAGDALLLSFGIAAAAVLWYGLYARSRTEKQGILSKHIISCSEEMPDAAVSAAVGVQPDGGQYRVMVPLANPENEQELITLASAIAKQRGGSVLATHIVTVPSQTALGAAADRSDEIDETSEQLLAKAREDAETFGVDVETNTIISHKSYEAIFDAARSHSADLVVMGWGPDAHGSPGRAESAMDELTEAVPCDFLVFRDRGFDPSKILLPTAGGPDSELSAAVAKLLQSEYGSEVTLLNVDDDREAGEQFLQEWAVEHGLEDANRRVKSGDIETAIRNAADDATLLLVGATEEGLLRRLVSQSLVLDVVDDVECSVLLAEKHRDRGLLDRLF; translated from the coding sequence ATGAGCGAGGAAGAACTCGCCAAAGACCTCGGGCCGCTTGCCGCCCTGACGATCGGTGTCGGCACGATGATCGGCGCAGGGATCTTCGTGCTGCCCGGGGAAGCCATTCTCAAGGCCGGGTCGCTCGCGTCGGTCGCCTTCATTTTGGGTGGGATCATCGCCATGTTCACGGCGCTGTCTGCCAGCGAACTCGGAACTGCGATGCCCAAATCCGGCGGGGCCTACTACTACGTCAACCACGCGCTCGGGCCGATGTTCGGTTCGGTCGCCGGCTGGGCGAACTGGCTCGGACTGGCCTTCGCCAGCGCGTTCTACATGGTCGGCTTCGGTCGGTATATCGCCCGCATCTTCGGACTCTCCGGCACCGTCGGTGTCGGTCCGTTCTCGATTGCGGTCGTCAAGCTCGTCGCGCTCGTCGGCGGGGCCTTCTTCATCCTGATCAACTACGTCGGTGCCAAGGAGACCGGCAGGCTACAGAACGTCATCGTCGTCTTGCTTATCGGTATCCTCACCGTGTTCACGTTCCTGGGGACGCTCCGGGCCGAGCCGTCGAATCTCCCGGCCGCTACCGACGTGGTCACCACACTGGAGACGACGGGTCTCATCTTCGTCTCGTATCTCGGCTTCGTCCAGATCACGAGTGTGGCCGAGGAGATCAAAGATCCCGGGAAGAACCTGCCGCGGGCAGTTATCGGCAGCGTCGTCATCGTGACCGTCATCTACGCCCTCGTGTTGGTGATTATGAGCGCGGCCGTGCCTCAAGGGTTCATCGCGGACATCATCAGTTCCGACGCCGAGAATCCCATCGCAGTCGTCGAGGTCGGCGACTACATTCAGGGTGCCGTGATGGGGGGCGCACTGCTGTTCGGTGGTTTGCTCGCGACCGCCTCCAGTGCGAACGCCTCGATCCTCGCGTCCTCGCGCATCAACTTCGCGATGGGACGTGACAGAATCGTCACGCCGGCCCTCAACGAGATCCACCCACGCTATGGGACCCCCTACAGGGCGATCAGTATCACCGGGGGCCTCATTCTCCTGTTCATCGTGATCGGAGACATAACGCTCCTGTCTGGTGCCGCGTCGGGGCTCCACCTCATCATCTACGGGCTACTGAATCTCGCACTCATCGTGATGCGCTACGTGAACCCAGAGGAGTACACGCCAGATTTCGTGGTGCCGCTGTACCCTCTCTTGCCGATCCTCGGTGCCGTCCTCTCTTTCGCGTTGCTGGTGTTCGTCGCCGGGGACGCACTGTTGCTCTCCTTTGGCATCGCCGCCGCGGCTGTGCTGTGGTACGGTCTCTATGCCCGCTCGCGGACCGAAAAGCAGGGAATCCTCTCGAAGCACATCATTTCATGCTCCGAAGAGATGCCCGACGCGGCAGTCAGCGCCGCGGTCGGCGTCCAGCCCGACGGCGGACAGTACCGCGTGATGGTGCCGCTGGCAAATCCCGAGAACGAACAGGAACTCATCACGCTCGCGAGCGCCATCGCCAAACAGCGCGGTGGCTCCGTACTCGCGACCCACATCGTGACCGTTCCCAGCCAGACGGCGCTTGGGGCCGCTGCCGACCGGTCCGACGAGATCGACGAAACGTCCGAGCAACTGCTCGCAAAGGCTCGGGAAGACGCCGAGACGTTCGGCGTCGACGTCGAGACGAACACGATCATCTCGCACAAGTCCTACGAGGCTATCTTCGATGCCGCTCGCTCACACAGCGCCGACCTCGTCGTGATGGGGTGGGGCCCGGACGCACACGGCTCGCCGGGACGCGCCGAGTCGGCCATGGACGAACTCACCGAGGCCGTCCCCTGTGACTTCCTGGTCTTCCGTGATCGCGGGTTCGATCCGTCGAAGATCCTCCTCCCGACGGCGGGTGGCCCGGACTCCGAGCTGTCGGCCGCCGTCGCGAAGTTGTTGCAGTCGGAGTACGGTTCGGAAGTGACCCTGCTCAACGTCGACGACGATCGCGAGGCTGGCGAGCAGTTCCTTCAGGAGTGGGCAGTCGAACACGGACTGGAGGACGCCAACCGACGGGTCAAATCCGGAGACATCGAGACGGCGATCCGCAACGCTGCCGACGACGCGACGCTCCTGCTCGTCGGTGCGACCGAGGAAGGGCTCCTGCGTCGACTCGTCTCCCAGTCGCTCGTGCTGGACGTCGTCGACGACGTGGAGTGTTCGGTGCTGCTCGCCGAGAAACACCGCGACCGAGGATTACTCGATCGGCTGTTCTAG
- a CDS encoding ATP-binding protein: MDEGTTVLYVGGYGSTEPRDHLEAAGFEVESVVGAADARAALRENRSIEVCVTRYEVPRADGIEFQGGLAVVDVVEAERPSLPVILFTRMANRDVAREVSGRDLFDYIPIQSGDAPYDRLVRRTRTAARRYRTDRRVEQLSRINEIVRDVNRELVRADDREAVERAVCEELTQRGAYEFARFEGGDGTTAHGDEADGGTIDPDALASHLGESGPGVVDLDERWQPYTAGIVVPVAIDGVEYGRVLLCTTRPDALDETEQEVLGELGETIADALDAIETQQQLAVRERELAEQNRRLERFASIASHDLRNPLQVADGYVQQLREESDDERLDEISQALGRIGTIIDDVLALARSGDGAMTKTAVDLTAAVERAWETVDTGDATLECAVSGTVQADEDRLARLFENLFRNAMEHGLTASASRGRRDDGTDTDLTVRVVPAENGFAVEDDGVGIPREKRESVVELGHSEGGGTGLGLAIVARIAEAHDWTVTVEESDAGGARFVFAVGESVSGA, encoded by the coding sequence ATGGACGAGGGGACGACGGTGCTGTACGTGGGGGGATACGGTAGCACCGAGCCACGAGACCACCTCGAAGCCGCGGGGTTCGAGGTCGAGAGCGTCGTCGGAGCGGCCGACGCGCGGGCTGCTCTCCGAGAGAACCGATCGATCGAGGTCTGTGTCACCAGATACGAGGTCCCGCGCGCCGACGGGATCGAGTTCCAGGGCGGGCTCGCGGTCGTCGACGTCGTCGAGGCCGAGCGGCCATCGCTCCCGGTGATCCTCTTTACCCGGATGGCCAACCGAGACGTGGCACGCGAGGTCTCGGGCCGGGACCTGTTCGACTACATCCCGATCCAGTCGGGCGACGCGCCCTACGACCGACTGGTCCGGCGCACTCGAACGGCCGCGCGTCGGTACCGAACCGACCGGCGCGTCGAACAGCTGTCGCGGATCAACGAGATCGTCCGGGACGTGAACCGCGAACTCGTCCGCGCCGACGACCGCGAAGCCGTCGAGCGAGCGGTCTGTGAGGAACTCACACAGCGGGGTGCCTACGAGTTCGCCCGGTTCGAGGGCGGCGACGGGACCACGGCCCACGGCGACGAGGCCGACGGCGGGACGATCGACCCGGACGCCCTCGCGAGCCACCTCGGGGAGAGCGGGCCGGGCGTCGTCGATCTGGACGAACGCTGGCAGCCCTACACCGCGGGCATCGTCGTCCCCGTCGCCATAGACGGGGTCGAATACGGCCGAGTGTTGCTGTGTACGACCCGTCCGGACGCCCTCGACGAGACCGAGCAGGAAGTGCTCGGAGAGCTGGGCGAGACGATCGCCGACGCGCTCGACGCCATCGAGACCCAGCAACAGCTGGCCGTCCGCGAGCGAGAGCTGGCAGAGCAGAACCGCCGGCTCGAACGGTTCGCCTCGATCGCCAGCCACGACCTCCGGAACCCCCTCCAGGTCGCCGACGGCTACGTCCAGCAGCTCCGCGAGGAGTCCGACGACGAGCGCCTCGACGAGATCAGCCAGGCGCTTGGACGCATCGGCACCATCATCGACGACGTGCTCGCGCTGGCCCGGAGCGGCGACGGTGCGATGACGAAGACGGCCGTCGACCTGACGGCGGCCGTCGAGCGGGCCTGGGAGACGGTCGACACCGGCGACGCGACCCTGGAGTGTGCGGTGTCGGGGACGGTCCAGGCCGACGAGGACCGTCTCGCGCGACTCTTCGAGAACCTGTTTCGCAACGCCATGGAGCACGGCCTCACGGCGTCGGCGAGCCGGGGTCGGCGAGACGACGGCACTGACACGGACCTGACCGTCCGCGTCGTCCCGGCCGAGAACGGCTTCGCGGTCGAGGACGACGGCGTCGGCATTCCGCGAGAGAAGCGAGAGTCCGTCGTCGAGCTTGGCCACTCGGAGGGCGGCGGGACGGGTCTCGGACTGGCGATCGTGGCCCGAATCGCCGAGGCACACGACTGGACGGTCACCGTCGAGGAGAGCGATGCCGGCGGTGCCCGGTTCGTCTTCGCCGTCGGCGAGTCGGTGTCGGGCGCGTAG
- a CDS encoding universal stress protein: MNSTSDGDILAHVLLPVATEDDALATARALEPYEPQQVTALHVVEKGGGVPDKSPVEQSEELAQDSYAAVRSIFPDADDHTAYGRDVAAEIFAAADEVDASAIAYRSRGGNRLMQFLSGDISLKLMTDATRPVIALPREKET, from the coding sequence ATGAACAGTACCAGCGACGGAGATATCCTTGCACACGTACTGCTTCCAGTCGCTACCGAGGACGACGCGCTGGCGACTGCGAGAGCGCTCGAACCGTACGAGCCCCAACAGGTGACCGCCCTGCACGTCGTCGAGAAGGGCGGTGGTGTCCCGGACAAATCACCGGTCGAACAGTCCGAAGAGTTGGCCCAAGACTCGTACGCCGCCGTCCGGTCGATCTTTCCCGACGCCGACGACCACACCGCCTACGGACGGGACGTGGCAGCGGAGATCTTCGCGGCCGCCGACGAGGTCGATGCCAGCGCGATCGCGTATCGGTCTCGTGGTGGGAACCGACTCATGCAGTTTCTCTCCGGAGATATCTCTCTGAAGCTGATGACCGATGCGACCCGACCGGTCATCGCTCTGCCCCGCGAGAAAGAAACATGA
- a CDS encoding biotin/lipoate A/B protein ligase family protein — protein sequence MTDLGDLSWRFVDERAHDGPTNMALDEVTAETVADGGLATVRLYRWEPSTLSLGYNQDPATIDWDYCEREGITVTRRPTGGGAIYHDADGDISYSIVVPGDAVPGDLLACYELLCEPILDAFEGMGVDAAFASDERPAVYQPACYLRALHPAHDVVGPDGRKISGNAQYRQRDAVVQHGSLTFETTPARHCACFTGEPEPDAFADRVGGIEEYVDRSRSAAVATLRDTLREWVETTLGGTVTETSWPTEISSRARERVSEKFGTESWTRERTDPTA from the coding sequence ATGACCGATCTGGGGGACCTGTCGTGGCGGTTCGTCGACGAACGCGCACACGACGGGCCGACGAACATGGCGCTGGACGAGGTCACCGCCGAGACGGTCGCCGACGGCGGCCTGGCGACGGTTCGACTCTACCGCTGGGAGCCCAGCACGCTCTCGCTTGGCTACAACCAGGACCCGGCGACGATCGACTGGGACTACTGCGAGCGCGAGGGGATCACCGTCACGCGCCGACCCACGGGCGGGGGCGCGATCTACCACGACGCCGACGGCGACATCTCGTACTCGATCGTCGTGCCCGGCGACGCCGTTCCGGGCGACCTGCTGGCGTGTTACGAACTGCTCTGTGAGCCGATCCTCGATGCCTTCGAGGGAATGGGGGTCGACGCGGCCTTCGCGAGCGACGAGCGACCGGCCGTGTACCAGCCCGCCTGTTACCTCCGGGCGTTGCACCCGGCACACGACGTGGTCGGCCCGGACGGGCGCAAGATCAGCGGCAACGCCCAGTACCGACAGCGCGACGCCGTCGTGCAACACGGCTCGCTCACCTTCGAGACGACCCCGGCGCGCCACTGTGCCTGTTTCACCGGCGAGCCGGAACCGGACGCGTTCGCCGATCGGGTCGGCGGCATCGAGGAGTACGTCGACCGCTCGCGCTCGGCGGCCGTCGCGACGCTCCGTGACACACTCCGCGAGTGGGTCGAGACGACGCTCGGTGGGACCGTCACGGAAACGTCGTGGCCAACCGAAATCAGTTCGCGTGCGCGCGAGCGCGTGAGCGAGAAGTTCGGGACGGAGTCCTGGACCCGCGAGCGGACGGATCCGACGGCCTGA
- a CDS encoding NAD(P)-dependent oxidoreductase, which produces MKVFVAGATGDLGKRLVEQFVARGHTVVGLTRDQRGDEIVRDRGGEPHRGDLFDVASLVEGARGADVVIHAATAIPTATKPSAEDWERNDRLRRGGVENLTTAATRVGADQYVQQSVVWVARRPDGSPFDESAPRNTDRTTESAADAERITETAAKEGSFDATILRCGWFYAADSEQTTTIAENLETGDMPIIGGGLLGRSDAVVSPIHVDDAASAFVAAAQEGVEGTYHVVDDRPVTVADFLQTFAAYLDADEPSRIPGWLARLFVGKDNVRFFTSSMPTSNDAFREATGWEPEYPTYEDGLAAVAAGVERER; this is translated from the coding sequence ATGAAAGTGTTCGTCGCCGGTGCGACCGGTGATCTGGGCAAGCGGCTGGTCGAGCAGTTCGTCGCACGCGGCCACACCGTGGTCGGACTGACCCGAGACCAGCGGGGCGACGAGATCGTGCGGGATCGTGGCGGGGAGCCCCACCGCGGAGATCTGTTCGACGTGGCGTCGCTGGTCGAGGGGGCGAGAGGTGCAGACGTGGTGATCCACGCCGCGACCGCGATCCCGACGGCGACGAAACCGAGCGCGGAAGACTGGGAACGGAACGATCGGCTCCGGCGTGGGGGCGTCGAGAACCTCACCACCGCGGCCACGCGCGTCGGCGCGGACCAGTACGTCCAGCAGAGCGTCGTCTGGGTCGCCCGTCGGCCCGACGGCTCGCCGTTCGACGAGTCCGCACCGCGAAACACCGACCGCACGACCGAATCGGCCGCCGACGCGGAGCGCATCACAGAGACTGCGGCGAAAGAGGGGTCGTTCGACGCCACGATCCTCCGGTGTGGGTGGTTCTACGCCGCCGACTCCGAGCAGACGACGACGATCGCCGAGAACCTCGAAACCGGAGACATGCCGATCATCGGCGGTGGATTGCTCGGACGGAGCGACGCCGTCGTCTCACCCATACACGTAGACGACGCCGCGAGCGCGTTCGTCGCAGCTGCCCAGGAGGGCGTCGAGGGGACCTACCACGTCGTCGACGACCGGCCGGTGACGGTGGCCGACTTCCTCCAAACGTTCGCAGCGTATCTCGACGCCGACGAGCCCAGTCGAATCCCCGGCTGGCTCGCCCGGCTGTTCGTGGGCAAAGACAACGTCCGGTTTTTCACGAGCTCCATGCCTACGTCGAACGACGCCTTCCGCGAGGCCACCGGCTGGGAACCCGAATACCCGACGTACGAAGACGGGCTCGCTGCCGTCGCCGCCGGTGTCGAAAGAGAGCGATAG